The following proteins are encoded in a genomic region of uncultured Ilyobacter sp.:
- a CDS encoding M48 family metallopeptidase, producing the protein MKEGKIKTSKKAILYKIIKRSKKNYILRIKDEVSVELSIPKSDSYINGLNFITKNIDIIEKKIIDYEEKLRLIEPKGTIKFLGKLLVEKEHYLSQRELESEGSKILLNKVKKWSEIIGVYPLKIRIKALKSSWGICYSNGSITLNLKLIKADPKIIDYVIIHELCHLVHHNHSKEFWNEVEKYFPEYKEAKKILKSEGRFY; encoded by the coding sequence ATGAAAGAGGGAAAGATAAAAACTTCAAAAAAAGCAATATTGTACAAAATAATAAAAAGAAGCAAGAAAAACTATATCCTCAGAATAAAAGATGAAGTTTCAGTAGAACTATCGATACCTAAGAGTGATTCTTATATAAACGGATTAAATTTTATAACTAAAAACATAGATATCATAGAAAAAAAAATTATTGATTATGAAGAAAAATTAAGATTAATAGAACCAAAGGGGACTATTAAATTTTTGGGGAAACTTTTAGTAGAAAAAGAACATTATCTCAGTCAAAGAGAGTTGGAAAGTGAAGGAAGTAAAATATTGCTAAATAAAGTAAAGAAATGGAGCGAGATTATAGGAGTCTATCCATTAAAGATCAGAATAAAAGCCTTAAAAAGTTCCTGGGGGATATGTTACTCAAATGGCAGCATAACCTTGAACTTAAAATTAATAAAAGCAGACCCCAAAATAATTGATTATGTAATAATACACGAATTATGTCATCTTGTTCATCACAACCATTCTAAAGAATTTTGGAATGAGGTAGAAAAATATTTTCCAGAATACAAAGAGGCTAAAAAAATTTTAAAGAGTGAAGGAAGATTTTATTAA
- a CDS encoding phosphatidylserine decarboxylase: MKFEKIKYRDRKTGEIKEEKVPGEDYLRFLYYNPFGKLTLESLVKRKFLSSLYGRMMNKKKSCKKIPSFVQENNIDMKESLKGIGEFQSFNDFFIRKLRKGARTISKNPEELSSPADGKVLAYENIEEKDQFFLKGSKFSLGEFLRDDKLAEKFIGGTFVIVRLAPADYHRFHFPAGGSISDSKKIEGYYYSVSTHAIKKNFMIFCENKREYSILDTKEFGKILLSEVGATMVGGIKQTYTPKTKVRKGEEKGYFYFGGSTCIMLFEKGKIKIDKDIVENTLQGVETKVYMGEKIATSSK; this comes from the coding sequence ATGAAATTTGAAAAAATAAAGTACAGAGATAGAAAAACTGGAGAAATAAAGGAGGAAAAGGTTCCTGGAGAAGATTATCTAAGATTTTTATATTATAATCCATTTGGGAAATTGACTCTTGAATCTCTCGTTAAGAGAAAATTTTTATCATCCCTCTATGGTAGAATGATGAATAAAAAAAAATCATGTAAAAAGATCCCAAGCTTTGTGCAGGAAAATAATATAGACATGAAAGAATCTCTTAAGGGTATAGGGGAGTTTCAATCTTTTAACGACTTTTTTATCAGAAAGTTAAGAAAAGGTGCAAGAACAATATCAAAAAACCCAGAGGAACTCTCATCTCCGGCAGACGGGAAAGTATTAGCCTATGAAAACATTGAGGAAAAAGACCAATTTTTTCTGAAGGGATCAAAATTTTCACTGGGTGAATTTTTAAGGGATGACAAACTAGCCGAAAAATTTATAGGGGGAACCTTTGTAATAGTGAGATTAGCACCAGCTGATTATCACAGATTTCATTTTCCAGCAGGTGGAAGTATTAGTGATAGCAAGAAGATAGAGGGCTATTATTACTCTGTTTCAACCCATGCAATAAAGAAAAACTTTATGATATTTTGTGAAAATAAAAGAGAATATTCAATTTTAGACACAAAAGAGTTTGGGAAAATACTATTAAGTGAAGTAGGTGCAACAATGGTTGGAGGGATAAAGCAAACCTATACTCCTAAAACCAAGGTACGAAAAGGAGAAGAAAAGGGGTATTTTTATTTTGGTGGATCGACTTGTATTATGTTGTTTGAAAAGGGGAAAATAAAAATAGATAAGGATATAGTTGAAAACACTTTGCAAGGAGTGGAAACCAAGGTATATATGGGAGAAAAAATCGCTACCTCTTCAAAATAA
- a CDS encoding zinc ribbon domain-containing protein — protein MFFIGVFGINNRSKKIKEVSFKCTGCLNKRGELVENSNVFEFFFIPIFKFSKKYILTCTKCGSMYRLNDSSVKKIIETEKVAYEDIEEVIYENRICECGEKIEKGYEYCPKCGRKL, from the coding sequence GTGTTTTTTATAGGAGTTTTTGGTATAAATAACAGAAGTAAAAAAATTAAAGAGGTTTCATTTAAGTGTACAGGCTGCTTGAATAAAAGGGGAGAATTGGTAGAAAACTCAAATGTATTTGAGTTTTTCTTTATTCCTATATTTAAATTTAGTAAAAAATATATTCTAACCTGCACAAAATGTGGAAGTATGTACAGGTTAAATGACAGCTCTGTAAAAAAAATAATAGAAACAGAAAAAGTGGCCTACGAGGATATAGAAGAGGTCATCTATGAGAATCGCATATGTGAATGTGGTGAAAAAATAGAGAAGGGCTATGAGTATTGCCCTAAGTGTGGAAGAAAACTTTGA
- a CDS encoding S24 family peptidase, producing the protein MHLNKEQEKISYTKPSGPMLVKGIAGSGKTTVGVYRIPFLLNNYCFEPDDMILLMTYNKTLVNYMSYLYGKIEKEYKKNYPTLFELPRDRIKITTIDGLIYPYYLKYCKKNNKKYSTDIGNGEKFSIIGDYLEKLSKEYGDVNLLNHKNLKFLYDEIEWIKSCNYREEEYQNADRLGATKYDEHNHRLPKNSKTRKAIYNLMEFYSRELLRRNYVDFNDVRRMALEAMDESLVNKFTHIIIDESQDLSKLQLELLNKVYNEKEYSSITFLFDCAQSIYSQSWLGNGRNFTTIGFNMAGRSKTLSKNFRTTTQISQAAYSLLEKSHDIVEDENYVKPYLIDRQGDYPVYRHFSTESQEMDYLVKLIKNELSDYKMNEIVVVGRSRIQLENARQIMKNENIPCEIIDRDNSDFEKDAVRLMTMHSVKGIESKVVILINVNEGVVPFYSSKDEKIREFEEITEKKLFYVGMTRATEILYITSSAKPSKFIKEIKSKYLRFDKKSQILGMYNLSLEDYKFKENLINLYSPEEKVRQWVINELINNYKYPLELIEIEHPVIMGSKKGFVDIAVSRYENGEKKTFIYIEVKSVQNGIKEAKSQILSYASVSKDVEYCMITDGASLEFFDRAGEKKDDIPIFNMEMMPSKADMNIALDLERNRELILLIDEDKSMEVDFGGISERYSTDEVLSIPVYGKVLGDVPVFMNAEESENFYLPKELVKDENGFFLRVRGDSMKNAEIDDGDLVLLRQDTDPKSGDIIAVAIDGEATLKRLMKMRNAIILLPENSEYEEIYINEQDVNLLGVASIIVKMNKD; encoded by the coding sequence ATGCATCTTAATAAAGAGCAGGAAAAGATATCTTATACAAAGCCTTCGGGTCCTATGCTTGTAAAGGGCATAGCAGGAAGCGGTAAAACAACTGTTGGGGTTTACAGGATCCCCTTTTTGCTCAACAACTATTGTTTTGAGCCTGATGATATGATTCTTCTAATGACTTACAATAAAACATTAGTTAACTACATGAGTTATCTATACGGAAAAATAGAAAAGGAATATAAAAAAAATTATCCGACACTGTTTGAACTTCCTAGAGACAGAATAAAAATAACCACAATAGACGGGTTGATATACCCATACTACTTAAAATACTGCAAAAAAAACAATAAAAAATATTCCACTGATATAGGTAATGGTGAAAAATTTTCAATCATAGGGGATTATTTGGAAAAATTGTCAAAAGAATATGGCGATGTAAACTTATTAAATCATAAGAACCTAAAATTTCTTTATGACGAAATAGAATGGATAAAATCCTGTAACTATAGAGAGGAAGAATATCAAAATGCAGACAGGCTAGGTGCTACAAAGTATGATGAACATAACCATAGATTGCCGAAAAATTCCAAGACAAGGAAGGCGATTTATAATTTAATGGAGTTTTATTCTAGGGAATTGCTTAGGAGAAACTATGTTGATTTTAATGATGTAAGAAGAATGGCCCTAGAAGCAATGGATGAAAGCCTAGTAAATAAATTTACTCATATAATAATAGATGAAAGTCAGGATCTCTCTAAACTTCAGCTAGAACTTTTAAATAAAGTGTATAATGAAAAGGAGTATTCGAGCATAACTTTTTTATTCGACTGTGCTCAGAGTATTTATTCACAATCATGGTTGGGAAATGGTAGGAATTTTACCACAATTGGCTTTAATATGGCAGGGAGAAGTAAAACATTAAGTAAAAATTTTAGAACAACTACGCAGATATCTCAGGCAGCTTATAGCCTTTTGGAGAAATCCCATGATATTGTAGAAGATGAAAACTATGTAAAACCATACCTAATAGATAGGCAGGGGGATTACCCAGTATACAGACATTTTTCAACAGAATCCCAAGAGATGGATTATCTGGTTAAGCTTATAAAAAATGAGTTATCAGATTATAAGATGAATGAGATTGTAGTTGTAGGAAGGTCGAGAATACAACTAGAAAATGCAAGACAAATTATGAAAAATGAGAATATTCCCTGTGAAATAATAGATAGGGATAACAGTGATTTTGAAAAAGATGCTGTAAGGCTTATGACGATGCATTCAGTTAAGGGAATAGAAAGTAAAGTTGTTATTCTCATAAATGTAAATGAGGGAGTGGTTCCTTTTTATTCATCAAAAGATGAAAAAATAAGAGAGTTTGAGGAAATTACAGAAAAAAAACTTTTTTATGTGGGAATGACAAGGGCTACGGAAATCCTTTATATCACCTCTAGTGCAAAGCCATCAAAATTCATCAAAGAAATAAAGTCAAAATATTTAAGGTTTGATAAAAAAAGTCAAATCCTAGGTATGTATAATCTATCATTGGAAGATTATAAATTTAAAGAAAATCTGATTAATTTGTATTCCCCTGAGGAAAAGGTACGACAGTGGGTGATAAATGAGCTTATAAATAACTATAAATATCCATTGGAACTAATAGAGATAGAGCACCCTGTAATAATGGGTTCTAAAAAGGGCTTTGTGGATATAGCTGTAAGTAGATATGAAAATGGGGAAAAGAAAACCTTTATATACATTGAGGTAAAATCTGTGCAAAATGGGATAAAAGAAGCCAAGAGCCAGATACTAAGTTATGCATCTGTGTCTAAAGATGTAGAATACTGTATGATAACCGATGGTGCCAGTCTTGAATTTTTTGATAGAGCCGGTGAAAAAAAAGATGATATTCCAATCTTTAATATGGAAATGATGCCGTCAAAGGCGGATATGAATATAGCACTTGATCTAGAAAGAAACAGAGAGCTTATTCTTCTTATAGATGAAGATAAAAGTATGGAAGTTGATTTTGGGGGAATAAGTGAAAGGTATTCCACAGATGAAGTTCTATCAATACCGGTATATGGTAAAGTGTTAGGAGACGTTCCAGTATTTATGAATGCGGAAGAAAGTGAAAATTTTTACCTTCCTAAGGAACTTGTGAAGGATGAAAATGGATTTTTCTTGAGGGTAAGAGGCGACAGCATGAAAAATGCAGAGATAGATGATGGAGACCTCGTTCTTCTCCGTCAAGATACGGATCCTAAAAGCGGAGATATAATAGCAGTTGCAATAGATGGGGAAGCTACCTTAAAACGTCTCATGAAAATGAGAAATGCCATAATACTTCTTCCTGAAAATTCAGAATACGAGGAAATATATATAAATGAGCAGGATGTAAATCTTTTGGGGGTTGCATCCATTATAGTAAAGATGAACAAAGACTAA
- a CDS encoding NusG domain II-containing protein — protein sequence MKRRRSYFKKGDILIYAFIFSLFTFLLFNIRGMKTQKASKAEIYVDGDLKYIYKLQEDEKNIFVDTNLGGINVQFKDKMVRVTSSNSPLKLIVKQGWAKVPGDTLIGIPDRAIVKIVGENKGEEEEDDIDFIIK from the coding sequence ATGAAAAGAAGGAGAAGTTATTTCAAAAAAGGGGATATTCTAATATATGCTTTTATTTTTTCATTGTTTACTTTTTTACTGTTTAACATAAGGGGGATGAAAACCCAAAAGGCTTCAAAGGCTGAGATATATGTTGACGGGGATCTGAAATATATTTATAAACTGCAAGAAGATGAAAAAAATATTTTTGTAGATACCAATTTAGGAGGCATAAATGTCCAGTTTAAAGATAAGATGGTAAGGGTTACAAGCTCAAACTCACCTTTAAAATTGATAGTGAAGCAAGGTTGGGCAAAGGTTCCTGGTGATACTCTTATAGGGATTCCAGACAGAGCTATAGTTAAGATTGTAGGGGAAAACAAGGGCGAAGAAGAGGAAGATGATATAGATTTTATAATAAAATAA
- the mgsA gene encoding methylglyoxal synthase: MERIALIAHDKKKDDLVDFVKKHRDFFEKFELVSTGTTGGRIIQATDLKVHRYLSGPLGGDQQIGSDIANEKIKVVFFFRDPLTSQPHEPDVQALIRLCDVHKIPVATNKRTAELLINALINEI; encoded by the coding sequence ATGGAACGTATCGCACTTATTGCTCACGACAAGAAAAAAGATGATTTAGTAGATTTTGTAAAGAAGCATAGAGATTTTTTTGAAAAATTTGAACTTGTTTCCACCGGAACAACAGGAGGAAGAATAATACAGGCTACTGACTTAAAAGTCCATCGATATCTTTCCGGGCCTCTTGGAGGAGATCAACAAATCGGATCTGACATTGCCAACGAAAAAATAAAGGTAGTTTTCTTTTTTAGAGATCCTCTCACAAGTCAGCCTCACGAACCTGATGTTCAGGCTCTCATAAGACTATGTGATGTACACAAGATTCCCGTGGCAACAAATAAACGAACAGCTGAATTATTGATCAACGCTTTAATAAATGAAATCTAA